In the Mastomys coucha isolate ucsf_1 unplaced genomic scaffold, UCSF_Mcou_1 pScaffold18, whole genome shotgun sequence genome, one interval contains:
- the Mul1 gene encoding mitochondrial ubiquitin ligase activator of NFKB 1, translating to MESGSRPSLGQVILLGTSSMVTAVLYSIYRQKAQVAQELKGAKKIHLGEDLKDILSEAPGKCVPYAVIEGAVRSVKETLNSQFVENCKGVIQRLSLQEHKMVWNRTTHLWNDYSKIIHQRTNTVPFDLVPHEDGVAVSVRVLKPLDSVDLGLETVYEKFHPSVQSFTDAIGHYISGERPKGIQETEEMLKVGATLTGIGELVLDNNSVRLQPPKQGMQYYLSSQDFDSLLHRQESSVRLWKVLVLVFGFATCATLFFILRKQYLQRRERLRQQQLQEEFLEHEAQLLSQASPEDRESLKSACVVCLSNFKSCVFLECGHVCSCRQCYLALPEPKRCPICRREITRVIPLYNS from the exons ATGGAGAGCGGGTCGCGACCGTCGCTCGGCCAGGTCATCCTGCTGGGCACCAGTTCGATGGTCACCGCCGTACTGTACTCCATATACCGGCAGAAGGCCCAGGTCGCACAGGAACTCAAG gGAGCTAAGAAGATTCATTTGGGTGAAGATTTAAAGGACATTCTTTCCGAAGCACCGGGAAAGTGTGTGCCTTATGCTGTCATTGAAG GAGCTGTGCGGTCTGTCAAAGAAACACTCAACAGCCAGTTCGTGGAAAACTGCAAGGGGGTGATCCAGCGGCTGTCACTGCAGGAGCATAAGATGGTGTGGAACCGAACTACCCACCTTTG gaatgaCTATTCCAAGATCATTCATCAGAGGACTAACACTGTGCCCTTTGACCTCGTGCCCCATGAAGACGGTGTGGCTGTGTCCGTGCGAGTGCTGAAGCCCCTGGATTCAGTGGATCTGGGTCTAGAGACTGTATACGAGAAGTTCCACCCCTCTGTGCAGTCCTTCACAGATGCCATCGGCCACTACATCAGTGGGGAGCGGCCCAAAGGCatccaggagacagaggagatgCTGAAGGTGGGAGCCACCCTCACAGGGATTGGTGAACTGGTCCTGGACAACAACTCTGTCCGCCTGCAGCCCCCCAAGCAAGGCATGCAGTACTATCTGAGCAGCCAGGACTTCGACAGCCTGCTGCACAGGCAGGAGTCTAGTGTCCGGCTCTGGAAGGTCCTGGTCCTGGTGTTTGGCTTTGCCACCTGTGCTACCCTCTTCTTCATCCTGAGGAAGCAGTACCTTCAGCGGCGGGAGCGCCTGCGCCAGCAGCAGCTCCAGGAAGAGTTCCTTGAACATGAGGCCCAGCTCCTGAGCCAAGCCTCGCCTGAGGACAGGGAGAGTCTGAAGAGCGCCTGTGTTGTGTGTCTGAGCAACTTCAAGTCCTGTGTCTTCCTCGAGTGTGGGCACGTGTGTTCCTGTCGCCAATGTTACCTTGCCTTGCCAGAGCCCAAGAGGTGCCCGATCTGTCGGCGGGAGATCACCAGGGTGATACCCCTGTATAACAGCTAG